In a genomic window of Telopea speciosissima isolate NSW1024214 ecotype Mountain lineage chromosome 5, Tspe_v1, whole genome shotgun sequence:
- the LOC122662781 gene encoding reticulon-like protein B13, with the protein MASVETEITTSPENSDHDTVSSASSNPSRHSPNLMKDIYLWKNKKRSASIVAIATAIWVMLKVCGFNFLTVVCWVTMIIVTSRHAGDFFLWEISGEFAMVSQNAFLMAAEGGIVWMFKVGVEDKWFIFVGIIAGVLIVMSVPFLLFTYEDNINGFRDRMECEAQGRRWYRTVGDRFRRETKSEHKITEDEAKNKVAEDEATSKVAEDKAKKVD; encoded by the exons ATGGCTTCTGTTGAAACTGAGATAACCACATCTCCAGAGAACTCTGATCACGATACTGTTTCCAGTGCTTCTTCAAACCCATCTCGGCATTCTCCAA ATTTAATGAAAGATATATATCTATGGAAGAATAAGAAACGGAGTGCATCAATCGTTGCTATTGCAACAGCTATATGGGTAATGCTGAAAGTCTGTGGATTCAACTTCCTTACAGTTGTTTGTTGGGTCACAATGATCATTGTCACTTCC AGACATGCCGGAGATTTCTTTTTATGGGAAATTTCAGGGGAATTTGCAATGGTTTCACAGAACGCGTTCCTGATGGCGGCCGAAGGAGGGATAGTGTGGATGTTTAAGGTGGGTGTAGAGGATAAATGGTTCATCTTTGTTGGAATAATTGCAG GTGTATTGATTGTCATGAGTGTTCCGTTCCTTCTTTTCACGTACGAGGATAATATAAACGGATTCAGGGATCGTATGGAGTGCGAGGCACAGGGAAGAAGATGGTATAGAACTGTGGGTGATAGGTTCCGTAGAGAGACGAAGTCTGAGCACAAGATTACTGAAGATGAAGCGAAGAACAAGGTTGCTGAAGATGAAGCGACGAGCAAAGTTGCTGAAGATAAAGCGAAGAAGGTCGACTAG
- the LOC122661187 gene encoding putative disease resistance protein At5g47280 — translation MAVTDFFAGEIATELLKQLITICKKGAFCKSSAEHLKKDIEELLPTIEEIKYSGVELPQLRQVQLDQFSMVLRQGLELTTKVLASSRWHVYKNLQLARKMEKLEKNVSRFLNGPMQAHILADVQHIRFESTERFYRLEKRIENLRLGTIDDRWLKEEVQWVGKEEEIFGLPGVDLGIGMALGKKKVKEMIIGREELRVVGICGIGGSGKTTLAREIFRDNQVRSYFKDRVFFETVSQSPNVEQLKLKLWKQITGNQIFGSNVPIPQWEFQFNSSFSGRTLIVLDDVWSLSVLDQLIFKIPGCKTIVVSRFKYPTVVDSTYELELLREDEAMSLFCYSAFRQKTIPYTADKKLVEQIVEECGRLPLALKVIGASLRDQPQLLWTSAKNRLSRGEPICESHEINLLNRMAITVEHLSPKVKECFLDLGSFPEDKKIPLDVLINMWVEIHDLDEEEAFAIVIELSNKNLLTLVKDARAGDICSNYHEISVTQHDVLRDLALHFSNCGSLNRRRRLLMPRREDKIPKEWERNMDQPFDAQLVSVHTGEMRKSDWFYMDFPKAEVLILNFSSNEYFLPPFIERMPKLRALILMNYGTMNTILNNLSVFISMENLRSLWLEKITVPPLLKTNFPLHNLRKVSVILCKVNDGFNGSATDLSHVFPQLSELTMDHCVDLTELPSSICKVRSLKSLSITNCHGLLELPEELGMLNSLQVLRLYACPALKKLPAGVCELERLMYLDISQCVNLRGLPDGIGRLTRLEKIDMRECLQIRTLPKSLVSLRSLYRVICDEEFAWLWKEMKDMPDVRVQVAKECFNLDWLAE, via the exons ATGGCTGTAACGGACTTTTTCGCCGGAGAAATCGCAACGGAGCTTCTGAAACAACTGATAACCATATGTAAGAAGGGTGCTTTCTGCAAGAGCAGCGCTGAACACCTGAAAAAGGACATCGAAGAATTGCTACCCACCATTGAAGAGATCAAGTATTCCGGAGTTGAATTGCCCCAGTTACGTCAGGTTCAACTCGACCAATTCTCTATGGTTCTTCGTCAGGGCTTGGAGCTCACAACCAAAGTCTTAGCGTCTAGTCGATGGCACGTGTATAAGAACCTGCAACTGGCGAGGAAGATGGAGAAGCTCGAGAAGAACGTGTCTAGGTTTCTGAATGGACCAATGCAGGCCCATATATTGGCTGATGTGCAACATATTAGGTTCGAATCGACTGAGCGGTTTTATCGTCTCGAGAAGCGGATTGAGAATCTCAGGTTGGGAACGATTGACGACAGGTGGTTGAAGGAAGAGGTGCAGTGGGTTGGTAAGGAGGAGGAGATATTTGGGTTACCTGGTGTAGACTTGGGGATTGGAATGGctttggggaagaagaaggtgaaggagatgaTTATCGGTAGAGAGGAATTGAGGGTCGTTGGGATTTGTGGAATTGGCGGGAGCGGTAAGACCACTTTAGCCAGAGAAATTTTCAGAGACAACCAAGTTCGAA GTTACTTCAAGGACAGGGTATTTTTCGAAACAGTCTCCCAATCTCCAAATGTAGAGCAGTTGAAGCTAAAGCTGTGGAAACAGATCACGGGTAATCAAATCTTTGGCTCCAATGTCCCGATCCCACAGTGGGAGTTTCAATTCAACTCGAGCTTCAGTGGAAGAACCTTGATTGTTTTGGATGATGTGTGGTCACTCTCTGTACTCGATCaactaatttttaaaatacCCGGGTGCAAAACCATCGTGGTTTCAAGATTCAAGTACCCTACAGTGGTTGACAGCACTTACGAACTGGAATTGCTCAGAGAAGATGAAGCCATGTCCCTATTCTGTTACTCTGCTTTCAGGCAGAAAACCATTCCTTATACTGCAGACAAGAAACTGGTAGAGCAG ATTGTGGAGGAGTGTGGAAGGCTTCCATTGGCTCTAAAAGTTATAGGAGCTTCATTAAGAGACCAGCCTCAACTGCTTTGGACAAGTGCCAAGAACAGGCTATCACGAGGTGAACCCATATGCGAGTCTCATGAGATTAATTTGCTTAACCGGATGGCAATTACAGTTGAGCACTTATCACCAAAGGTCAAGGAATGCTTCCTAGACTTGGGTTCCTTCCCGGAGGATAAGAAAATTCCTCTTGATGTGCTCATAAATATGTGGGTTGAGATTCATGatcttgatgaagaagaagccttTGCTATAGTCATTGAGCTTTCAAATAAAAATCTTCTCACTTTAGTAAAAGATGCAAG AGCTGGAGATATTTGTAGCAATTACCATGAGATCTCTGTTACCCAGCATGATGTATTGAGAGACTTGGCCCTTCACTTCAGCAATTGTGGGAGCTTAAATAGACGAAGGCGGTTACTCATGCCAAGAAGAGAGGACAAAATCCCAAAGGAATGGGAGAGGAATATGGACCAACCATTTGATGCTCAACTTGTTTCGGTTCATACAG GCGAGATGAGGAAATCAGATTGGTTCTACATGGACTTCCCTAAGGCAGAAGTCCTCATTCTGAACTTCTCCTCAAATGAGTACTTCTTACCTCCATTCATAGAGAGGATGCCAAAACTCAGGGCTCTGATCTTGATGAACTATGGTACAATGAACACAATCCTGAACAACTTATCGGTGTTTATCTCTATGGAGAACTTGAGGAGCCTCTGGTTGGAAAAAATTACTGTTCCTCCTCTACTCAAGACAAACTTTCCACTTCACAACTTGCGTAAAGTCTCTGTGATCCTCTGCAAGGTTAATGATGGGTTCAATGGATCTGCAACGGACCTTTCCCATGTGTTCCCTCAGCTCTCTGAGCTCACAATGGACCATTGTGTCGATCTAACCGAGTTGCCTTCAAGCATTTGCAAAGTTCGTTCGTTGAAAAGTCTGAGTATCACTAACTGCCATGGACTGCTGGAGTTGCCTGAAGAGCTGGGGATGCTGAATTCCCTACAAGTTCTGAGGCTTTATGCATGCCCAGCCCTGAAGAAGCTTCCTGCAGGTGTCTGTGAGCTAGAAAGGTTAATGTATCTTGACATCTCCCAGTGTGTGAACCTAAGAGGCCTCCCTGATGGCATTGGAAGGTTGACTCGGTTGGAGAAGATTGACATGAGGGAATGCTTGCAGATTAGGACACTGCCTAAGTCTCTGGTATCATTGCGGTCTCTGTATCGTGTAATCTGCGATGAAGAGTTTGCTTGGTTATGGAAAGAGATGAAAGATATGCCAGATGTTCGGGTTCAGGTAGCAAAGGAATGCTTTAATCTGGACTGGCTTGCAGAGTAA
- the LOC122662780 gene encoding reticulon-like protein B13 — protein MSSVETEISTSPNLPDDTITSAASPSRHSPGKLYYDSLWHSWLVSDLMKDIYLWKKKKLSLAVLVISTATWVLLEIYGFNFIPVVCWVAIFIVTSIFLWGNLARLFHKEIPAISIWEVSEELTMFSRNALRVAAEEGILWMFRVGVEDKWFIFVGIVAGLWLLSMVAGFLSFISFSYIGVLIGMSVPFILFTYESNIKGFRDRMEAQGRRWFHRTTESEYKVAEDKVKNKVGEDKGKNKVAEDKGKKGKKVE, from the exons ATGTCTTCAGTTGAAACTGAGATAAGCACATCTCCAAATCTCCCTGATGATACTATTACCAGTGCTGCTAGCCCATCTCGACATTCTCCTGGTAAGCTCTACTA TGATTCTTTGTggcattcttggttggtttcaGATTTAATGAAAGATATATAtctatggaagaaaaaaaaactaagctTAGCAGTCCTTGTTATTTCAACAGCTACATGGGTATTGCTGGAAATCTATGGATTCAACTTCATTCCAGTTGTTTGCTGGGTCGCCATTTTCATTGTCACTTCCATATTCTTGTGGGGAAACCTGGCCAGACTCTTCCACAA AGAGATACCGGCCATATCTATATGGGAAGTTTCAGAGGAACTCACAATGTTTTCACGGAACGCCCTTCGGGTAGCGGCGGAAGAAGGGATACTTTGGATGTTTCGGGTGGGTGTAGAGGATAAATGGTTCATCTTTGTTGGAATAGTTGCAGGATTGTGGTTGCTCTCCATGGTTGCtggttttttgagtttcatttcTTTCTCATATATAG GTGTATTGATTGGCATGAGTGTTCCGTTCATTCTTTTCACGTACGAGAGTAATATAAAAGGATTCAGAGATCGTATGGAGGCGCAGGGGAGAAGATGGTTCCATAGGACGACGGAGTCTGAGTACAAGGTTGCTGAagataaagtgaagaacaaggTTGGTGAAGATAAAGGGAAAAACAAGGTTGCAGAAGATAaagggaagaaagggaagaaggtcGAGTAG